The DNA region TAATATTTTTATATTATGCAAATATTATTTTAAATTATAGAACAGGAAAAAAAATGATCAAAATAAGATTATCTAGACATGGAATGAAAAAAAAACCATTTTATCAAATAATTATAGCTAATGTAAGATCCTCTAGAAATGGTAAATTTATTGAACGCGTTGGATTTTTTAATCCTTTTGCCAAAAAAAATGAAGAAAAAATACGAATTTCAACTAAAAGAATACAATATTGGTTAGAAAAAGGAGCTAAAAAAACGAATAGAATTAAAAATTTATTAATACAATTTAAAAAAATATCATCAAATAACATTAAAATATAAATTTTTACTTAACAATTATGATTACAATAGGAAAAATAGGTAAACCATATGGAATTCTAGGTTGGTTTCATATGTTTTCTTATACAGAAAAAAAAAATAATATTTTTAATTATTTTCCGTGGAAATTAGAAAAATCAAATATTTTATTATATAAAAATAATATTATACATTATAAAACACATACAGATCATTTTTTAATAAAAATAAAAGATATAAATAATCGAACACAAACTTTAAATTTTATAAAACAAAATATATTAATCAAAAATTTTCAATTACCAAAATTAAAAAATAAAGAATATTATTGGAATGATATTTTCTCATGTTATATATTTGATTTAAAAAAAAAAAAAATAGGATCTATAAAAAATATTATAGACAATAAATTTTATTGTACTTTAGAAATTTTATATAAAAAAAAAAAAATATATATACCTTTTATACAACCAAATTTCATCAAGAAAATAGATATAAAAAAAAAAATTATAGTTATTGACTTAACTAATTTAAATAACCAATTAATTTAAATATACAAAAAATGATATATTTTACTGTTATTAGTATTTTTCCAAATTTATTTAAAAATATTTTTAAATATGGAATAATATCCCAAGCAATCAAAAAAAAAATAATTCAAATAAATATATTAAATTTAAGAGATTATAGTAATAATAAAAGAAAAAAAATAGATGATAAAGTATACGGTGGTGGTTCTGGAATGTTAATTATGTTTTTACCTTTATTTTTAGCTGTTAAAACAGCTAAAAAAAAATATGGAAAAAAAAGTATTGTTATATATTTATCACCACAAGGAAAATTATTAAACCAAAATTATTTAAAAAATTTTATTAAAAATAAACATATAATATTTATTTGTGGACGTTATAAAGGTATAGACGAACGTTTTATAAAAACGCAAGTAGATGAAGAATGGTCTATTGGAAATTATATTTTAAGTGGGGGAGAAATACCTGCAATAGTATTTATTGATGTAATTACAAGAATGATACCTGGAGTTCTTAACAATAAAAAATCTTTGATTGAAGAATCATTTTCAAATAATCTTTTAGATTGTCCTAATTATACTAAACCAAAAAAAATTTTAAATTATTCTGTTCCAAAAGTTTTATTATCAGGAAATCATAAAAAAATAAAAGAATGGAGAATAAAACATGCATTAAAAAATACAATTTTAAAAAAACCAAATATTTTAAAAAGAAAATAATTATATATAATATATAATTAATATTATTTAAAATATCATAAATAAATAAATTTAAACATGAGTCATTACAATGAATAATTATATAAGAAATATAGAAAATCAGTATAAAAAAAAAAATATTCCATCATTTAAATCTGGAGATTCTATTATTGTAAAAATTTGGATTTTAGAAGGAGAAAAAAAACGTATTCAATCATTTGAAGGAATTGTAATAGCAAAAAGAAATAGAAATCTTAATTCTAGTTTTACAGTACGAAAAATATCTAATGGAGAAGGAGTAGAAAGAAAATTTTTAATTCATTCTCCAAATATACATGAAATTAAAATTGTTAGAAAAGGATTAGTAAGAAAAGCGAAATTATATTATTTACGTAGTCGTATCGGAAAATCTGCTAGAATAAAAGAATCTTTAAAATAAAAATTTTAAAAGCAGTCAAAATAAAAGAATTGACTGCAAAAATTCATAATTTTATATTACAATATATCAATTATAGATAATTTATTTATTTTAATAGTTACTAGTAATCTTATAAATACCAGAATATTTTATCCATATTTTTAAATAAAAACTTATATCATAATCAAAAAATGAATTTTTTCTTATAATATAAACAGATTTCTATAACTTATATACTGAATCCAACCAATATCTTTTTTTTAATTATACAAAAAATTTTACTATTTAAAATTATATAAATTTCTAAAATAGAAAAAATCAAATTTTTTAAGGTAATATCGACCTTATCTCTAAATAACATTACAGTGTATATTTTATACTTAATATTTGTAATAATTGTTAATAAAATACTTTGTTTTTCTAATAATAAAATTATCTTATTTATATAAGGAATTAATATATTAATATTAAAATTTTTGTCTTTTATTATTAATGATTTTACTATTTATAAAATAAATGTTTAATTATTCTATAAAAAATATTTTAAAATTCAATTTTAATAAAAATATTAGTATATTAATTTAGTATACTTACATTATTAATACTAATAGATTTATAAAAATTAGATAATTTTTCATTATTAATAATAGTAAAAAATTAAGAAGATATTTTTTCTAATTTTTTATAAAATATAGAAATTTTTATAAAAACATTTTCTTCTAAACTATTTTAATTTTTATAGAAATCAAATATTTAATTATCTAAAATTTAAAATAACTAAAAAAGATTCTATAAAAAAGTTAGTAAAAGGGGAAAAGGAAAAAAAATTTCTTTATTCTAAAATTCTATTACTAATTCTTTATTTAATTTTTTAAAAAAACTATTAAATTTTTTAATTTCTTCTTTTATTATAAAAATTTATCTTATAATTATTATTATAATCTATAATTACTTTAATATTAATAACAATTAATAAGATCATATCAGTAATTAAAAATTAATAATTAGTAAAACTAATCAAAATTTTTTTATATTTATAAATAAAAACAGTATATACATTCATAATATGAAAATTTTTTCTTCTTTCTAATTTATTAATAATATTTAAAATATTAATTTTTTCTTTAGATAAATATTTTTTAAAAAAATTTTAATAAAAATATTAAGATTTCTTATTAAAATATAAATAATTTTTATATTTTATATTTAAAATTCTAATTAAAGTTATTTTATTAATTATATTAATAAATTTAATTAGATTTTTAAGTCTAATTAAATGTTTATAAAAATAGTAGACATATCTTATACTACTTTTATTTTTACTTTATGAATATAAATATATATACTTTTTTTTTTACTTTATTTTTTAAAACTTATATTTTTTTTTAATTAAAAATAAACGCCCTAAAAATAATATTTTTATTTTTTATATCATTTAAGAAAAATAAAAATCATTTATAAAAATTAGATATATTTAAAAAATCAGTTATATTATCTAACATATAAAATTAAAATTATAAAAATAATTAATTATACAAATATATCTTATATTTTTTATAAAAAACTATAATTTTTTTTTTAAAATGTTATTATATAATAATATAATTATTTTAATTTATAAATTTTTATTTATATGGTAGATATTATGAAAAAAAAAATTAATATATTGTTAATTAACGGACCTAATTTAAATTTATTAGGAACAAGAGAACCAGAAATATATGGAAAAAAAACACTAGAACAAATAGTTAATAAAATTAAAAAAAAATCAATTCTTTTAAATGTTACTTTATATGATTTTCAATCTAATGCAGAACATAAAATAGTAGAAAAAATACATAATTGTAAGAAAAATAATATACAATTTATTTTAATTAATCCCGGTGCTTTTACTCATACTAGTATTTCTATACGAGATGCTTTATCAGCTATAAATATACCATTTTTTGAAATTCATATATCTAACATCTTTGCTAGAGAAAATTTTAGATCTCACTCCTGGATGTCTGATATAGCACAAGGTGTTATATCAGGTTTTGGAAATTACGGATATCAAATAGCATTAAAGACTGCAGTAAAATTTTTATTAGAAAAAGAAAAATAATTAATTTTTATTTTTTATAAAAAACAATATATATAATATTTATATATTAAAATTTTTTGATTTTTTAAAGATATTATTTTTATAATAAATATTTAATTTTTTTCTTAATGTACCTCTATTAATTCCTAATATTATAGCTGCTTGAGTTTGATTTCCTCTAGTAAATTGCATAACACTATCAAATAATGGTTTTTCAATTTTAGATAAAAATATTTTATATAAATTATTTTCGTTTTTATCTATTAATTTAAAAAAATAATTTTTTAATGCTAATTTAACACAATCTTCTAAAGAAAACGCAAATTTTTCTTGATTAATGATTTTTGATACAATAAATTGACTATTATTTTTATTTTTTTTAAACATATATACACTTAAATAAATTTATATTATTAAAATAATAAAAAACATTATATAAAAATTTTTTATAAAACATTTTTTTTAAAATTAATTCATATCTTCTGAATATAAAACATTAATTAATGATAACATATCTTTTGGGGGATAGATAATCCAATTTTTTTTTTTGTTCGTTTTTGGATGTATAAAATTTAACATTCTAGCGTGTAAAGCTGGTCGATTAAATTTAGATAAAAAATTTTTCATTTTTTTAGAACAATTAGAAAAATTAGATTTAATACCTTTAGAATATATTTTATCTCCTAATACTGGATGAAAAATTGATGATAAATGTACTCTAATCTGATGCATTCTACCAGTTTTTAATTGAATTCGAAGATATGTGTGATTTTTAAAAATTGTTATTACTGAATAATATGTAATTGCTTGTTTACCTCCTATACCTACGGTCATTTTTGTACGATTGTAAATATCACGTTTTATTGGTTTTTCTATTTTTCCGTCTACTTCTATTCTTCCGATTACAATAACATCATATTCTTTAATAATTTTTCGTTTTTTGAACAAATTAATTAAAAAATAATATGTAGAAATTGTTTTAGCTACTACTAAAATTCCTGTAGTATTACGATCTAATCTATGAACTATTCCCGCTCTAGGTATCAATAAATTATCAGGATAATGAAAAATTAAAGCGTTTAATAACGTTCCAGATGTATTCCCATAACCTAAATGAACTACAAAATTAGTTGGTTTATTTATAATTAATATTTCAGAATCTTCAAAAATTATATTTAAAAATATATTTTCTTTTTTAATTTTAATAAAATTTGATTTTTTATTTATTATAAGAGATATTCTATCTTTAAATAAAATTTTTTTTTTGGTTTATTA from Buchnera aphidicola BCc includes:
- the rpsP gene encoding 30S ribosomal protein S16; amino-acid sequence: MIKIRLSRHGMKKKPFYQIIIANVRSSRNGKFIERVGFFNPFAKKNEEKIRISTKRIQYWLEKGAKKTNRIKNLLIQFKKISSNNIKI
- the rimM gene encoding ribosome maturation factor RimM (Essential for efficient processing of 16S rRNA) encodes the protein MITIGKIGKPYGILGWFHMFSYTEKKNNIFNYFPWKLEKSNILLYKNNIIHYKTHTDHFLIKIKDINNRTQTLNFIKQNILIKNFQLPKLKNKEYYWNDIFSCYIFDLKKKKIGSIKNIIDNKFYCTLEILYKKKKIYIPFIQPNFIKKIDIKKKIIVIDLTNLNNQLI
- the trmD gene encoding tRNA (guanosine(37)-N1)-methyltransferase TrmD — translated: MIYFTVISIFPNLFKNIFKYGIISQAIKKKIIQINILNLRDYSNNKRKKIDDKVYGGGSGMLIMFLPLFLAVKTAKKKYGKKSIVIYLSPQGKLLNQNYLKNFIKNKHIIFICGRYKGIDERFIKTQVDEEWSIGNYILSGGEIPAIVFIDVITRMIPGVLNNKKSLIEESFSNNLLDCPNYTKPKKILNYSVPKVLLSGNHKKIKEWRIKHALKNTILKKPNILKRK
- the rplS gene encoding 50S ribosomal protein L19 — translated: MNNYIRNIENQYKKKNIPSFKSGDSIIVKIWILEGEKKRIQSFEGIVIAKRNRNLNSSFTVRKISNGEGVERKFLIHSPNIHEIKIVRKGLVRKAKLYYLRSRIGKSARIKESLK
- the aroQ gene encoding type II 3-dehydroquinate dehydratase; the encoded protein is MKKKINILLINGPNLNLLGTREPEIYGKKTLEQIVNKIKKKSILLNVTLYDFQSNAEHKIVEKIHNCKKNNIQFILINPGAFTHTSISIRDALSAINIPFFEIHISNIFARENFRSHSWMSDIAQGVISGFGNYGYQIALKTAVKFLLEKEK
- a CDS encoding helix-turn-helix domain-containing protein, with the protein product MFKKNKNNSQFIVSKIINQEKFAFSLEDCVKLALKNYFFKLIDKNENNLYKIFLSKIEKPLFDSVMQFTRGNQTQAAIILGINRGTLRKKLNIYYKNNIFKKSKNFNI
- a CDS encoding RluA family pseudouridine synthase; translation: MLFKDRISLIINKKSNFIKIKKENIFLNIIFEDSEILIINKPTNFVVHLGYGNTSGTLLNALIFHYPDNLLIPRAGIVHRLDRNTTGILVVAKTISTYYFLINLFKKRKIIKEYDVIVIGRIEVDGKIEKPIKRDIYNRTKMTVGIGGKQAITYYSVITIFKNHTYLRIQLKTGRMHQIRVHLSSIFHPVLGDKIYSKGIKSNFSNCSKKMKNFLSKFNRPALHARMLNFIHPKTNKKKNWIIYPPKDMLSLINVLYSEDMN